Proteins encoded within one genomic window of Companilactobacillus zhachilii:
- a CDS encoding sugar O-acetyltransferase, producing the protein MNSEDILNSGKLYKVGQVSDGEGNYNEYLQNMEDYNAAGYTSEGLQKKKMILKKNFAEVGEDTYIQAPYHAMWGGKHVYLGKNVYINFNCTLIDDANIYIGEKTMIAPNVTIISASHPISPKLRSEGYGCNQPVYIGKNVWLAANVTVLPGVHIGDNSVVGAGSVVTKDIPSNVLAIGTPAKVLREIGPDDDIYYNHGKLISENLV; encoded by the coding sequence ATGAATAGTGAAGATATATTGAATTCGGGAAAGTTGTATAAAGTTGGTCAGGTATCGGATGGAGAGGGGAATTATAATGAGTACCTTCAAAATATGGAGGATTATAATGCCGCTGGTTATACATCTGAAGGTCTTCAGAAGAAAAAAATGATTTTAAAAAAGAATTTTGCTGAAGTAGGGGAAGACACTTACATTCAAGCACCTTATCATGCCATGTGGGGAGGAAAGCATGTCTATTTGGGGAAGAATGTGTATATAAATTTTAATTGTACTTTGATTGACGATGCAAATATTTATATTGGTGAGAAAACTATGATTGCCCCTAATGTTACGATTATTTCCGCGTCGCATCCGATTTCCCCTAAATTAAGATCAGAAGGATATGGTTGTAATCAGCCAGTGTACATTGGCAAAAATGTGTGGTTAGCGGCTAATGTTACAGTTTTGCCAGGTGTACATATTGGAGATAATTCAGTTGTTGGTGCCGGCTCAGTAGTAACAAAGGATATTCCTTCTAATGTTTTGGCAATCGGTACGCCCGCAAAAGTATTAAGAGAGATTGGCCCTGATGATGATATTTATTATAATCACGGTAAATTGATTTCAGAAAATTTAGTTTAA
- a CDS encoding serine hydrolase domain-containing protein — translation MANFEETKAQIIDLVNRRIVPGASFGFISSAQTEKFTFGSREWVPEIKPLKGDELHDLASLTKVMGTVPLILKMLDEKLINLHDPVKKYLPKFSDKRVELFHLLTHTSGIHGYIPNRDSLNSDELIQALLKLPVTDTFNKKVVYTDTGLIFLGLIIEQFYHMPVQDAIMKYIIEPEGLKDATFDPDPNRCVPTYVVDGKMLQGIANDPKARQLGKHCGSAGMFATLDDVMQFAQDMLKKDKKFLYHNFTTLNPGRSLGWDVKPDGSGHVLFHTGYTGEFIAVDYQQQTAMVVMTNRVHPIQNNQLFLERRETILNSFLNESK, via the coding sequence ATTTGGTTAATAGAAGAATCGTTCCAGGAGCCAGTTTTGGCTTTATAAGCTCGGCTCAGACGGAAAAATTCACTTTTGGTAGTAGGGAATGGGTTCCGGAAATAAAACCGCTTAAAGGTGATGAATTGCACGATTTAGCCTCATTAACTAAGGTCATGGGGACAGTTCCGTTGATTTTAAAAATGTTAGATGAAAAATTAATTAATTTACATGATCCGGTTAAGAAGTATTTGCCAAAATTTTCTGATAAACGAGTAGAGTTGTTTCATTTGCTAACCCATACATCTGGGATTCATGGTTATATTCCAAATCGGGACTCTCTTAATAGCGATGAATTGATTCAAGCGTTATTAAAATTACCTGTGACTGATACGTTTAATAAAAAGGTCGTCTATACTGATACTGGATTAATATTCTTAGGGCTGATAATTGAACAGTTTTATCACATGCCGGTTCAGGATGCGATTATGAAATATATTATTGAGCCTGAAGGTTTAAAAGATGCTACTTTTGACCCAGACCCTAATCGTTGTGTACCAACATACGTCGTTGATGGGAAAATGTTGCAAGGGATTGCAAACGACCCTAAGGCGCGTCAACTGGGAAAGCATTGTGGATCAGCAGGGATGTTTGCTACTTTGGATGATGTCATGCAGTTTGCTCAAGATATGTTGAAAAAGGACAAGAAATTTTTGTATCATAACTTTACAACTTTAAATCCTGGTCGGTCATTGGGATGGGATGTAAAACCCGATGGTTCTGGTCATGTTTTGTTCCATACGGGCTATACTGGTGAATTTATTGCGGTTGATTATCAACAACAAACGGCCATGGTCGTCATGACAAATCGAGTTCACCCAATTCAAAATAATCAGTTATTTTTGGAACGGCGAGAAACTATTTTGAATTCTTTTTTGAACGAAAGTAAGTAA